From the genome of Aspergillus oryzae RIB40 DNA, chromosome 4:
gaaaagatgaactCCATATGCAAACCCCACACTATTGGGGGATGAAATGCGATGATTGTTGGTCATCCGATAGGCCAACTATGAGTCTTGGAGAGAAGGGCTCAAAATCCCAAGCCCGGAGGTTTGATGGCGCGGCGATCACCCCAACATCACAGCTGCAAGCGCTGTGCATGTCAGCCCGATAGCCATTCCTATCCATGGTGTTTGGCCCAGAGTGCCTTCACTCCGCGCGCGCAGCGACTTCGTTACTCCCGCCGATGCGGTCAATGTTCCCAACCCGATTGATCCACTGGAGGGTTCCGGCCATTGATCCATAACGGTTGTTGTGAGAATTTCTTCCGTGGTTGCGGCAGCCGGGGGCTTGGCCGCACCAGCATTGGCAATTTGGACCATTTGACGTGCTTCCAATGGTAGCTTCGATTCGTCTTCTCCGTTTTGAGGATTTTGAATATTCGGCAAGGGGACCGGAGGCGTAATGTTCGGTAACGAAGGACTGGGCGCGACAGCGGCAGGCACCTGATCAGCCTCAGCAGCGAGTGCTACTGCAGGCGCCAAGCACAGAAGAATATTTGACGTCTTCATATTGAATATGATCTGAGCGATTTGCGATGATAATACGGGACTCTACGAGAGATCGTCTCTGAGGATCCACTGATCGGACGAAGAATCTTGCAGGAGAGAAGCGAACGGTAACGACAGTCCGTGACTAGGTCAAGTATATCGGCAACAATAATCCAATCTCAAGGAAGCCTGGTGTCGGAGAGTCGCGTCGCAACAGGGGCCGAGGGATGTCAGGGGAAAACGAGGCTGTCAAACGAGAGACACCTCACACGGGAGTCTCGAGACACGTTTCAGGGGTTGAAGGGTGACGATAGCATCAATCAGAATATacagaaaggagaaaacaCCCAGCAAAACAGAACCGCAACCACGACGACGGggggaacaggaagaagaaaaacaagtAGCGCAGAGATGGAGAAATGAGAAGCAGTTGAAGGGAGAAAACCCGGCCAGACGCCCACCGACCCCCGTTGGCCCTGGAAATTAGTTTATTTCCTGTTAGTGTTTGGTTTTCTCTGTTGGACTAACAGGCACGGCCCCACCCTCAGACCCGCCTCTGCGTCTATTATGGGAGATGTGATTGGACTGTGACCAGCCGCGTCAGCACGGGCTGGCTCTAGCGCAAGTCGATCGATGTCTCGTGCCACTCACAGAAGCTTGTCAGGGATTCGAAGCCAATCCATGGCGGTGGACCCCCAAGACAACCCTTGTAACAATCGCCATCGGACTTTCCCCAGTTAGTACCATGGCTGACCCGTCTGTGGCCAGTGAGCGTGCCTGAAAGCTCCACGCGAGATTGATGTAATTTCCTGTTCGATTATTCTCCTCCAATTTAGACCCTTATCGCAAGTCGCACCGTCCAGGGTCGTAGCTAACGGGATTCATGCATAAAATCAAAGATAAGGTAAGAAACCAACAATaattaaacaaaaaaaatgaaatgattaaaaataaaaaagaacGTAAGCAAAAGGAGACGGCACACCATGACGTGGTGCATTCAATCCAACGGTTAAAAAATATGTTCCACTTTGTTTTGATATATGGGAATAACATTCATCTTACATACACTTACATACAGATCATCTCTCTGCCAATGAACTCCCACTTTCTTCGTTGTCCACACGTCCCTGTACTAATTATAGGAATGTTCCGAGGTCAATCCGTGGAGCTTATTGTGCACCTTCATCGCCGCAATGCACATCATCAACTCGTTCTGAAGTCAACATCGGTATGTACGGTACCTAGAgagtacagtacagtatTCGTGTGTCGGGTCTTGTCTCTCCACATGATCCATCGACCTCGTGAATCTCGTTGGCTGCTATTTCTAGATGCATTGGAATACAGATGTAGATCCAGAGATCAATCAACTGATACGCCACAGTCGTAGAAAGTCGGGTGGCTGCCTTATGCATGGCGGGCGGATACTAAGCTGAGACCACCCTTCATGACTCGACGTTCTATTAGGGTTTAATGTTGCCGCTGCCCTTCCCGCTTCATagcatcttctcccaatcAGGCGTCACAGTAAACTTGCCGCTGAGCTGTCCCATAGCCCATActctgttttcctcttccggAACTCCCCCTTCAGCTGGATCGGCTGCCCCCGATACGATCAATGCTtcttggaggaaatcaaCGGCAGTGGCGCGATCCAGTTCAAAGCTGATACCACCCCAGTCCATCGTCATTCTCCCGGAAGCATGGACATTCAATTTGCCTACGCGTCCGGCCCTGAGCTGCCGATCCGTAGCGGTGACCACTTTAGAAGGCTCCGTGGACTGGAATTCATCCGCCTCGTCGAGAAACTCCACCCCATCTTCGCGTTTGACTCCCGTTTGCTGTGGCGCAATACCGTTGTTACTAGCTGTACCCTCGGGGGTACCCTGACCCCGAGCTTCTATAGATGGCGCGGCGGAATTATCGCCGCTATTTTCTGGCACCAGATTGGGTGTCATGGGTGGGAATTGCATCAGGAACAATTGACCGGCCAGTTTGTCCTTGGCAGactcgtcttcttcctcttccgattCTTTTTCCTggtccttgtccttctccgCGCCGTCCGCTGCCGTCTCAGTGTCCTCCGCCGACTCAACCTGTTCGGGCGGCGTCTCTTTCGGCTCTTCGGCGGGcggtttttcttctttcgtaAACAGATCCTTTACCATCGCAAGGTCTTGCTCATGTCTCTCGTACTCTTCTATATCTTCCTTAGTGCGTAGTAAACTCTTAGGATCCTTGACGGCGGGTGGCTCCCGAGAGATCTTCCGGCGGACCTTCACCGTTTGCTCCGGCAGTAACCCATCATCGGTGGTCAGTCCTTCATCCGCATGGTGAGCGACATCCGCCATAGTGTGGTCATCATCCGTAGGCTCTTGTTTTACCCGGGGCCCAGTCTCGGTCTCCGTAGCCGAACCAGCCGAACCATCATCATCCGGCACAAATAAAGCATCATCTTCCGCAGCCTTAGCCTGCGCTTGTTGACGAAGCTCGGCGGATTTACTCGAGCTAGACTCCATGTTGACACTGACCACCCGTTCCTCATGTTCATGTCTCTCCACACGAATGGGCCGCAGACCCTTCTCCCCAGAAGCCTCCGCATTCTTCATCGCAagctttcccttcttcttatcgGCCACCTGCTCCGCCTCCTCGTCACTACTGTCCAGATTGATATGATCAATGCTGACCCGAATCTCATTGTCACTCTCATCAGACGATACATCCCGACTAATCGCCCCACTCCCAACATCAATAACCGACCGACTCCGTCTCGACATAGACGACGCCCTGGAATCATTGAACCTCGATCCAAACCCACCCGGACCACCACCCCGACCCCGCCGGCCTTGCATAGACCCCAGAGGCCCACTGGCTGACCCAAATTGCCCTCCGCGACCTCGTCCAAACCCACCCCGACCACCAGGTCCATGATTTCCCCGTCCGCGCTGGATGGCAGCCGCTTCCGCCAATCTCTCCCGGTGCCGCTCTGCCTCGAGTTTCTCAATCGCCTCTCGCTCCTCTTTACTACGACGCCCGACCGCACGTGGTTTGTACTTCAACGTAGGCTTAGCTGGCTCGCCAGGCCCGCCCGGAGCGGGCGTTTTCGCGGCAGGTCCGATGCTGCCGGACGGGGTGCGTTTTTTCAAAGATTGCAGTCGCTGAACGGGCGGTCTGCTGGCTGAGGGTCCGGCGCTGGCGTTCTCGCCCGGCGCAGGCGTTGCGGAGTTCGAGCTAGGTTCTGTGGCATTCGTTCGCCGGTTTGCCGCTGCGGCGGATGCGCCTCGGCGGGGAGCGGCTTTGGGGGGCATGGTATGTGACCGGTCGTGTTTTCAGAGCTTATACGTATACTTTTggggggagagaagaaagtgagAGATAGAGGGGTCGATAGTTCAAGAGGTCATTGACTTGAAAATTTCGTAGCAGTAGGTCGTTAATCGGCACGGTGAGGTAGGAAGTTGGCTGTGTGCGAGTGGATGAAATTCAATATGCGAGGCtagaagaacaagaaaaagagagctTCAGGCAGAAGGCGAGCGGGAGCCTCCCTCGATCAGGTGAATATGTAGATATTCACTTCGACAATGAATAACGGCAGACGGTAGGCTTGGCAGAAAAAAATTAGGCGCGCGGCTAGACCGATGCGGGGCACGTTGGAAATCGATACGCTAAACCGTATACGGTATTGACGACCACTATCCACATAATTTCACCAAAGACGGCCCTTGCTATGCTCGACACGGAGACAATTACATAGACGGGTCGGCGGTCATGAATTAGCAGCTTATGTTTGCAGACAATTGACAGTACTCAATGGGTACATTAATGGTCAATCAAGCGTTCATCAGGCGCACTACTTGTGATACTGAGGTCTTGAAGATCtgtatatatccttgccTGAATTCCCATTGTGAAGACACTCGAATCTATCAACACTgttgtgggagaagaaatcgcTTGGGAATGCCAGGGCTAGGCCTCGCTTTCTTTGAACCCAGCCTGATCTATAAATTAAGTATCACAATATCCTTGGTGGTTCAGAGACCTGCTCCTAAAGGCGCTCAGTAGCCCGCTCTGTGTTGCACTAGATAGCCTTATTGAGTAGTCAATTCAGGCATGAAGTGGCCCGATATTAGTATGCCCGAAGGATACCCAATTCAGTTCTAATCCTCGTGACAGAGCTCTGGACTGAGATGAAAGCAGTATAAGCTCTATGGCCCTGATTTCTGTAGTATACGCAATGGAGTTCCTAATATACGGAGGGTCCTGGCTGTGTAGATTCTAAGTGTATTCCTCAAACGAGGTGCTCTACATAGGCTAGGACGCATATTCTCAACCAGAACCGTACAAGACGGCCGATTCTGCTAAGGCGTTTCGCTGATCAAGGTTATTACATTGTTCTATAGCGGCGCTGCTAGGCCGGCCTTGGGCCCGCCCGAGGACCTGCATGTGGCTTTCTAGTAAAGTGATATAGATGACTTTAACAGACATCCGAATGAGCCAGGGCTCATAACCTGTTTAAAGGGAAAAACTGCCTGAATTCATATTATCAACAAATCGCTTAGGAGGCCTATCTAGGCTGGGTCAAATATATTCCAGTTTCTTATTCGATGTCACTAAACCACGGACTATACTGCCCATTTTGACAAATCGGAGACAAGTCACGGAAAAATGATCAACAAATTTGCACTTCAACATAGGCTAATGAATGGAGGGGACACTGAATTGTCCGCATCAGATAGTACCACATGAAcgcccaaaaagaagaaacacagCAATGATAACCCGCTCAGTTCAATCGCTAGACTATAAGCATAGTAGAATGCGGACTGTAGTAGGACGAGGTTTTCGGGATAGAGGAAGGAATGTAATGAGCACAGAGCTCAACATAGAACCCAGAACCAAACAGTCAAAAAGCATTGGGAAGTTTTGTGAACTCCCTTGTTACAGGAAGAATATGACATTTTCAAGAATAGGAGGGCCAAATGTATGTGATCAAGTTTATAGTAATGGCAAATATGTGGTAGTTTGGAAGAGGTGATTCGAAATCTATGAGAAAAAAGGGCCGCCGTCTCATACTTTTGACTGTTTCGAAAATGAGAGGCCGGTGCCATAAAAAGGTACCCTAACGCTTAcgtttcttgttcttgtcaatGGCCACGGACGTCAATGAAGCCGCTACTACGGGCTGTGTATCGCCATTGACCGAGCTAGTAGCTTCGATAGCTTTCTTGACAGGAACTCCCATGTGGCGGCCGTAGCGGCCTTTGCGgccatttccttcatcttcactgaTACAGCCGTCGATGCCAATACCGGCATCCTTGCATCGTCCGCAGGGCCGTTGACGATCGCAGCCCTTCTTGCTTTTACGGCAGCGTTGGCAGCGCGGCTTGGTTGAcaggtcttcttcgtctgcaGCCAACTGGAAATTGATCGAGGAAGTTGAGGTCTTTCGTGTTGGGGCAGGGCTGGCCATCTGCGGGGGCACGACGGGCTTGTGACTGGTTGCAGCTGGCATGGACTTCACCTTACGAGCCGCAGCGGGTGCACTCTTATTGATTTTGTGTTGCCGCATATGTGCTGACTTGGTTCCTCGAGCCTTGCTAGAAGAGGCACTATTTGCCCGTgtcttggccttcttcgtcttgggGGCAGACTCTCTGTAGAGAGAATCATCGTCGGCCTCATTTTTGATCAAGCTGTCCTGGTAATCATCCTGCTGGTACtcctcatcgccatcacTTCCATCAGAGCTGTCAAAACTGGGAAGAATGTCATCCAAGCGCTTATGGGTGCGCTTAGTAGCGCCCGGCGGAAGCATCGGGCTCGAGTCCACCCTTTGTCTACTGCGTGCGGGCaggtcgtcatcctcttcgctgaAATCTTCGCCATCGCTAGTCGCCCCCGTCGAGGAGGCTGCATCGGCAGCGCCACTGAAGGCATCATCTAGGGTTGAAGCGGATGTGCGACCATGGGAGAAATTGGAGGCATCGCCTAAGCGGATTAATTGCATtgcaacatcctcgtcaGATATGCAGCTGGCAATAGTAGGGTCTGGGGTTGGGAGAATGCCAGATCCGGCACCATTGCCTGCTGGGTTGCTAAACTGCCCTGAAGACTGGGTCGTGGTACGCTCACGTAGGCGGTGTCCATGTTCCGGAGCCACTGGAGTGGCATAGATATTATTCCGCATAGAGTTGTACCCGTATATTTGATCGTTATGTCCATAGCTTTGCGGTGAGGGTAATGGTTGTTGATAGCTGTATGGGCGTTGGGTGGGGCGTGCGAATGGGGAGACAGcaccttcttggccgatgGATCGACGTTGAGGGGAGATCGACGAGGTAGAGGTAGTGAGAGGGACCTGAGGAGGAACAAATAATGGCAATTCCTTCAAcgaaagggaagaaacaaGGTTAGCACAATGTTTATCGGTTGACGAGAGGTCAACCGGGACAAACTAACCGAACTCTCAAACTTGGGCCGCTTGCGGCGGCCATCTTGGAGAATGTTGTCCATACTGATATCCGAGCTGCCTAGCTGTTCACTACGGGATTTCTTGGCCCCCGAGACAGATCCATATCCACCCTCACTGTCACTGTAGAGAGAGgctccatcatcatggaagCTACCATGTGTGCTAGAGCCCCTGCTCTTGTTGCCCGCTCGAGAGAGCTGCTTGTGCTGCGAAGCGCTACGACGGCTTCTACCAGACGGCGACATACTGCGCTTCCGAGCGAGTCTGGAACCCGGCCGAGAAGGGGGCTGTCCGTGATCTGGGATCTGCGCCGACTGCATTGCGGGCGCCATCTGGAAAGGCTCGCCAAGACTGGGGCGTTTGCGAGCCTCAACCGGCATATGCCCAAAATAACGGTCACCGTAGCCTTCTGTGTATGCTTGTACGGGGATTACCCGCACATACACTGTCATGTTATTTCGTAAGTTCTCATACCTAGCAATAAGTGTGGTGCCGTGCTCATCCTCAAAACTGACACCGCTCGCAGCGCCATCATAAATCCCATAGAAATTCTTGACTGTAGTCACGATCGAGTCCGTGGTGTCATGGGGATAGATTTGCACTCGCATGGGGATGCGAGCCCGAACCTTGGAATTCTCATCGAGCAAGAGTTCGAAGGCAACGTTCTTGGGGATAGGGCTCTTGCGGGGGGACTCCTGGGGCGCATGATCTGTCCAGATGGGCGACTCGCCAGGAGCAGGATGCCGTTCGTACTGGACAGCCTGCATGATGGGATAGTCAAGGAGGAGAGGCTACCACAATTCTGCTACATCAATGATTCGATTAATCGAATGTTCGAATAGGGTGCGAGAGTGGACCCGGCGGCGAGGGTGGGGAAGAGGCAAGAGGCAGAGAGAGCGGCcaggagggagggagggtATGGGCAATATCCATCCAAACCTACCACAACAAGGAGACCAGAGAGGTTTGGTTGGTAGATGGATCACCCGCGATTAATTTACGAGAGTGATAGATGGGGGAGGGTTGTGGATGGGATGAGTGCACCCCAAGTCGCAACGGCCGAGAGCGACTgacgagggaagaaaaaaccgTTGAAAACCTAGGcgacaaccaccaccaccagttAGCACCGTATTCTATAAAAAGGTTCCAATGGATCCGAAGAGGCCCTAAAAGAATTGTAGGACGGGAATGGGATGCCCCAACCTTCTCCGTTGAGTCCTGATGGCTTGAAGAACCTCAGTTCTGCAAAGACCTGAATCAcccggaagaggatggagaggattAAAGACTCACCTATCGCAGATCCAACCGTTTCATCTAGCGTCGCACCCGTAGTATTGATCCAAAACCGAAAGGGAGGAGGATTGGCGATGTCGATGGTCGAGGTCACAGTGGTGGTGAGggagtgtgtgtgtgtgagtCGTCTACGAAGCGCTTGGGCTATGTCAGCGGTGGCATCACAGCAGTCGATCACAACCCAACCGAATTTCAGGGGGAAGCAGTTGCGAGAAAATCTCACAAAGGAGAGTAGACAATTCAGATATAAGGAGAAAACTAACCGAGACGATTTGGATAGAAAATGAAGATTCGGGGGGGACTTTGGGACAGGAAGAATAGGTTGGGTCGCCGAGAGCAGGttgaggagaagaggaggaggagagtgagTGGGTGCAGATCACTGAATGGGTTTCACCTCACAAGTCACTCACTCGTCTTGGAGTCGGTGACCAGAACAATACTGCAACCATGACCTTACCATCTACCAATACCGAAGCAAATACCCCTTTACAAACATGAATTAGAGCTCATAATTCATTTACAGACTTATCGCTTCCTTCCCCAAGTTgatttggtggatttgcccttcttctgttcaTTTGTCGCATTTGCGCTTCTTCTGTCGCATTTACCGAAACCAATCGCATTTGTTACCAAGGCTAATATCAAACTCTCCCCCGGCCACAATGAGGTCAAGACCGGCCAATTTACATGATTTTGAGTCGCTAGCGGTCCAGGTCAATTTATACCAGGTTAATGTTGCTCTACGAATCCATGACCACCAGTTTTGATGGGTTGTGTCGCTTGTCACGAGCTGTTCTAATGCGACCAACTCATGGCGATTGTACGCCTCGACCAACCTTTGGCGCAGagacgaggaaaagcaaaaataagGCAGAAATTCAAGGCCAGGGCGACGAACCTACAATGTCATTTTTTGCATAGTACTTTTTTCTATTGTGTCGTTTGTCCTTGTGGTTCATTTGCTTTCCatatctctctcccttttcccaACCATTCCGGTCGGaccaaaaagacaaaacagACGTACAGGAAGTGGCGTAATTTGGCACATCCTCAGCGCGGCCACGTCGAATGACCCCCAGATCACATCCCAGCCAACTATTGAGGAGAACGAGGGTCCATTCCGTCATGATCTTCCCCTACTGGCCATCTAAAAAGACCCGACCCAAACGGCCCCTGGCTGGATAGGATAAAAGCGACAGCTTTAGCTTCAAGAATATGAACGTTGAAATGTTGTTTTCTGGCAGAACTGGAACTGTCGAACCAGATAGCTTGATATCAATCGAGTCGGTCGCACGCTTTCTGGAAAAAAACTACAACTTAATTCCGTCCTATTCTATCTAACGGCGGAAATAAACGTTGGCGCTTCGGCCAACGAATTGCTCGTGGATGGTCTAGTCTTATAGGATggagcaaaggaaagaagggtcGCATCCTTGCTACAAATTGTCGCATGCGACAAAGACATAGCGGCCAAGCGGGCGACAGCGCCCAATTGTTGCCTCGTTTCATGATCTGCGCCTGTCTAGACTGAGTCGTAGTCGTTGTTCTTTTACCCCTCCCTCCTCGGGAACGGTGGACTACGTTAGTTCGATGCCTACTCCGTTAGGATGGATCCCCGTTCGCCTGTTGGGCGCAGATGACAAACGGCCATCGGCGGGGATCGCAAGCTGGAGCTTTCATAACTACTATCTCTGCTACTCTACAACATGCGCTGGTGCTGCGACATCATCCTGTCAAGGTCCCCATTTCCCACACCCCAAAGGTTGGCCGTCCGTAGAGAGCGGTAGATACCCAGTCAGTTATGTATTTGTCGCAttggggaaagaaaacgaaaaatggtgagaagaaagagagataaCCCTTGCGCAGAGGTAACCAAACGACAGTGCAGCTGGCGCAAAGATGCCGTTGGCGCAGGATTAATTGGACGAGTCCGTTTGAATGACCCGACGGAGGACAGACTCCATACATAAGTGGTATCGGTCCCTCAGATCACATTGTCACCGTACGTATTGTACGcacatacatatatatccctACGTCAAGTAGTCCACTAGAGCTAAGTCACTATTGTGAATTAAGATGGGAAAAAGAGAGGCGAAGGGAAGAATGGGATTTGACACGAAATCCCGGCAGTCATTGGGAATCAAAAGCGGGGCCACTTTGCCAGCCCATCATTTGATTTAAATAGCACTATTGACCCAAACCGGTGGTGGTTGTCAGCGTATGGATGCACACCGAAAGTTTGGGTAATTCAATGACCACTTGGCACGGTTCCCACAGTTTTACCGACTGTGCATGAGGAATGAAAAGGTCGAACTAAAAAATGTGGGAAGCGAATGTACATTGATATAAAACAGTCGATTGTCCTCAGCCGAAAGAACGCAAGGATGTGTGCGGACTCACCTGATTCCTTCTTAATTGTTCTGTCGCTCCGCCCAGTGGGCTATTGTGGATGTTTATGTTGAAGACAAGACAAAGCTACGAATCCCGCGGCTTCATGATAGGTACCGCCGGATCCGCGTCCCACATTGGAGGCCAGTGGTGGCTTTTTTTTCGGCGATACGGGTGCGAACGGGAATCGAAGAACCCAGTCGGCTTGGTGgccaaagcaaagaagagaagtctCAATCTTTGAACTTCGTAAATACCAGGACTAACTATTCTGGATTGTCTGTCTTCGATAAAAGACCGGTTCCTTCCGGTGGGGTTGATCGCACAGCTGCGAAATTACTCTGACCTTGCGATTCCAGGCAAAGTGAAGTGACTATTAGGAAGCCCACTTATGAGATCGACTATCGATAATCTAAAGAGAAGACTGACGAATATCAAAGCGCTGTAGGTAGACCAGTCTATTCCTTCCACTGACTACCAAAAGCGTCCAACGCCCTGCTAAAACGGTGGGATGGCGGGTCTTATGGATCACGTGGGCTCGCGTTTAATGGGATTCAAATTCGTGTTTCCCGGCGCGTCCAAAGTGCGGTGAGGCGATACCGCCTACATCAAACCATTCGAGGTCTTTTCTATCAGAAGAATATATGAAATAGAATCGCATGGCTCTGTAGCATACGCAAGTTATTTTTCAGATATTCACACATGGGTTTTGGGGTCACTTTGGCTGTTGATGCAAAAGCATGTGTCGATGGGAAGACGCGATCAGTGATGTCATGGGGTCTGGGGCACACAAACCATGCAAACACTGGGATGACATAAGCATACCACAGCAACCCTGGAAACGGAATAgcgtggttgttgttgacggTAACCAAGTAAGGCAGTAACCGCTACCGGGCAGTGGATGATGGGGGTTCCCGTCGCTCCCTAGAGACGATGGTATTGTTTGTTCGTCGCTCTCATTCTTTTCGGCAGCAACACGAgtaccttctcctccctcgtGCGACAATTTTAGATGCTGCGGTGGGCATACTTCTTCGTTTCTCATTAAATTGAAGTGCGGCGGATCCGAGATCTCTCGACCAAATTTTCCTGGTCGGTACTGTCGCAACTGCTTTAGCGCGGCTGGTTGTTTGTTTAGGGTGGTTTTAGTATAACTTAGCTGCTGCTCCTTCAACCCCTTCGCAGCGAATAGGTAAACAACCATCCGGGTGTCTCCCcaaaacatcaacatccacaGTCGAGTGAAGGCATTAAAGTCTTCTTGTGACCCAAAATGGATGCAAAGGTGTGTATCCCccattttcttcgtttgTAGCTATCATCCATCAAGTTTGTCGGGGTATCCCTCTCTGCGTCCATGTTTACAAACCTTGACGCGCTTGGTGTTATCCTTCCTGTGTCTACATTTTGGCGTCGCATACATGTTACGAATCGTATACTGACATGCAATTGATTGTAGCCCCAGCGAATTCGCGTCCGTGGGGACGAGAATGCTGCCTTCCCTCTGACTAGCAAAACGGTTCATCAGAAAAACAAATCGACCCCCGCCTTGTCCACTATGTTCCAGAATGGCGTGACGAAGAATGGGCCAAGAAGAGCCGCTTTTGGAGATGTCAGCAATACTGTGAAAACCGTCCAAGGCATTCGGGATGACATCTCTGTTGCAGCAAAGAAACAGATCAAGCCATTGGAGAAGCCTTCCGTGCAGGCCACGGAGAGGAAATCCTCTGTCTTGGCCCAACCTGCCCAGCGGCCAATGTCGGTGGCGGGAGTCAAAGGCCTATCGAGCAATGTGACGACTTCCAAACCCCTGGAGCCCATCGGAAAGTCGATCGGCGTGCCGCAGCATACCGCCAACGCCCGAAAGGCCCTGAACAAGCGAGGAACAGTGTTCAAAGATCACATGGAACCATTGACGGAAAAACGCGAACTTACATCCAAGGAAACAACACAAACTAAGGAAGGGATTACTGGGGGCCAACTCGCGCATTCGTCTACGGCGCCGTCGCAGCTCAGCAGcctgaaggaaaaggacgTGGTCAACGAGGGATCAAATGATGAGTCGGAGACCCATGACGAACATTCCATTGTCAGCTCTGAagttgatggagaggagaaggacgCACCCAAGCTCGACGAGGATGTTTGTAAGGTCCAGGGTATTAAGGAACTCAGGGAAGCCTCTGAACCCGGTACGGCAACGGATGCCGACGGCTCAGACCGCGCTGTGAAGCCACAACGTGTATCTGTTCCTGGCGCACATATGTCTCATGAACATGTGCCCGCCCACTCGGAGCCGGAAGAGTCCTgggacgacgaggatgacgaaaatgaagaagaggatgagtaTATCACTGCTCGCTCCTATCGATCCCGTGGCGAAAACACAACTGGCGCGACTACTACAATACTCTTTCCGAAATATACGCAGCAAGTGAGACGGGAGTTGGCACTGGCCAAGCAAATCGTCGAGGCAACACGGACAgtggaggatattgaggacGAATATTGGGATACGAGCATGGTCGCGGAATATAGTGAAGATATATTCGATTACATGCGGGAACAGGAGGTGTGTTACTATGGATCTTGAGAGATGCTCGAGGATAGTCGCTAACTGCACATAGATCAAAATGCTGCCAAACGCGCACTATATGGACAACCAAGCGGAAATCCAATGGTCTATGCGGTCTGTCCTGATGGACTGGCTTGTCCAGGTCCACCATCGGTTCTCTCTGCTTCCTGAGACCCTTTTCTTGTGTGTCAACTATATCGACCGCTTCCTGTCCTGCAAGATAGTCTCTCTAGGCAAATTGCAGCTTGTTGGTGCTACCGCGATCTTCATTGCTGCCAAGTACGAAGAGATAAACTGTCCTTCCGTGCAAGAGATTGTTTA
Proteins encoded in this window:
- a CDS encoding uncharacterized protein (predicted protein), with product MKTSNILLCLAPAVALAAEADQVPAAVAPSPSLPNITPPVPLPNIQNPQNGEDESKLPLEARQMVQIANAGAAKPPAAATTEEILTTTVMDQWPEPSSGSIGLGTLTASAGVTKSLRARSEGTLGQTPWIGMAIGLTCTALAAVMLG
- a CDS encoding putative DNA-directed RNA polymerase III RPC4 (predicted protein); this translates as MPPKAAPRRGASAAAANRRTNATEPSSNSATPAPGENASAGPSASRPPVQRLQSLKKRTPSGSIGPAAKTPAPGGPGEPAKPTLKYKPRAVGRRSKEEREAIEKLEAERHRERLAEAAAIQRGRGNHGPGGRGGFGRGRGGQFGSASGPLGSMQGRRGRGGGPGGFGSRFNDSRASSMSRRSRSVIDVGSGAISRDVSSDESDNEIRVSIDHINLDSSDEEAEQVADKKKGKLAMKNAEASGEKGLRPIRVERHEHEERVVSVNMESSSSKSAELRQQAQAKAAEDDALFVPDDDGSAGSATETETGPRVKQEPTDDDHTMADVAHHADEGLTTDDGLLPEQTVKVRRKISREPPAVKDPKSLLRTKEDIEEYERHEQDLAMVKDLFTKEEKPPAEEPKETPPEQVESAEDTETAADGAEKDKDQEKESEEEEDESAKDKLAGQLFLMQFPPMTPNLVPENSGDNSAAPSIEARGQGTPEGTASNNGIAPQQTGVKREDGVEFLDEADEFQSTEPSKVVTATDRQLRAGRVGKLNVHASGRMTMDWGGISFELDRATAVDFLQEALIVSGAADPAEGGVPEEENRVWAMGQLSGKFTVTPDWEKML
- a CDS encoding putative C6 finger domain protein (predicted protein) — protein: MQAVQYERHPAPGESPIWTDHAPQESPRKSPIPKNVAFELLLDENSKVRARIPMRVQIYPHDTTDSIVTTVKNFYGIYDGAASGVSFEDEHGTTLIARYENLRNNMTVYVRVIPVQAYTEGYGDRYFGHMPVEARKRPSLGEPFQMAPAMQSAQIPDHGQPPSRPGSRLARKRSMSPSGRSRRSASQHKQLSRAGNKSRGSSTHGSFHDDGASLYSDSEGGYGSVSGAKKSRSEQLGSSDISMDNILQDGRRKRPKFESSVPLTTSTSSISPQRRSIGQEGAVSPFARPTQRPYSYQQPLPSPQSYGHNDQIYGYNSMRNNIYATPVAPEHGHRLRERTTTQSSGQFSNPAGNGAGSGILPTPDPTIASCISDEDVAMQLIRLGDASNFSHGRTSASTLDDAFSGAADAASSTGATSDGEDFSEEDDDLPARSRQRVDSSPMLPPGATKRTHKRLDDILPSFDSSDGSDGDEEYQQDDYQDSLIKNEADDDSLYRESAPKTKKAKTRANSASSSKARGTKSAHMRQHKINKSAPAAARKVKSMPAATSHKPVVPPQMASPAPTRKTSTSSINFQLAADEEDLSTKPRCQRCRKSKKGCDRQRPCGRCKDAGIGIDGCISEDEGNGRKGRYGRHMGVPVKKAIEATSSVNGDTQPVVAASLTSVAIDKNKKRKR
- a CDS encoding cyclin family protein (cyclin B and related kinase-activating proteins) codes for the protein MDAKPQRIRVRGDENAAFPLTSKTVHQKNKSTPALSTMFQNGVTKNGPRRAAFGDVSNTVKTVQGIRDDISVAAKKQIKPLEKPSVQATERKSSVLAQPAQRPMSVAGVKGLSSNVTTSKPLEPIGKSIGVPQHTANARKALNKRGTVFKDHMEPLTEKRELTSKETTQTKEGITGGQLAHSSTAPSQLSSLKEKDVVNEGSNDESETHDEHSIVSSEVDGEEKDAPKLDEDVCKVQGIKELREASEPGTATDADGSDRAVKPQRVSVPGAHMSHEHVPAHSEPEESWDDEDDENEEEDEYITARSYRSRGENTTGATTTILFPKYTQQVRRELALAKQIVEATRTVEDIEDEYWDTSMVAEYSEDIFDYMREQEIKMLPNAHYMDNQAEIQWSMRSVLMDWLVQVHHRFSLLPETLFLCVNYIDRFLSCKIVSLGKLQLVGATAIFIAAKYEEINCPSVQEIVYMVDGGYTADEILKAERFMLTMLQFELGWPGPMSFLRKISKADDYDLETRTLAKYFLEITIMDERFVGCPPSFTAAGAHCLARMMLRKGNWTPAHVHYAGYTYSQLYPLISLMVECCEIPRKHHAAIYEKYTDKRFKRASLFVEAEMRKGFHLPEVTREKSLCNPPSLDAGHQWKRA